The DNA segment AGTGCCATCATGGAAAAATACGATTTGGTGGCGCTCCCGGTTATCGATAGCATCAATCGCCTGGTAGGCAGAATCACCATTGATGATGTGGTGGATTTCATTCGTGAGGAAGCTGAAAAAGATTACCAACTGGCTTCTGGTATTACCGACGATGTGGAAACATCCGACAGAGTATGGGTGCATACGCGCGCGCGCATGCCTTGGCTTATCATAGGTATGATAGGCGGCGTACTTAGTTCCAGGGTAGTAAGCGGGTTTGTGAACCTCATGGAGACACATCCGGAACTATCCTTTTTTATGGGCTTAATTGCCGCGATGGGAGGTAACATTGGTATGCAATCATCCGCAATCATCGTGCAATCTTTGGCTTCGGGTAGCATGGGACTTGATACTACGTGGGGAAAACTTTTTAAAGAATTGGGAATCGCATTTATAAACGCCACCATTCTTTCGGCCATCATTTTAGGCTATAACCTGATCATAGGTGAAAACCTTGCGTTAACATACACCGTATCCATTGCGCTCTTCTCGGTGGTTGTGTTTGCTTCACTGTTCGGCACATTTATTCCTTTATTAATGAAAAGAATGAATATTGACCCTGCGGTGGCTACCGGTCCTTTCGTTACTACACTCAACGATATTATCGGCATGTTTCTTTACTTGACCATCGCAACCATCTGTTATAACATACTTATATAGTGGCTGCAAGAAAACTACTATTTTTTCTGTCTTTGATAAGAAAGCTTCAAAGACAAGGCTTTCGATATTTTTGAAACCAAGGAGTTTACTGATGGTAAATGACTGTTTCAAAAATGAGAATAACGCAGTATTTGGAGTTTTCTTGCAAAGACTATATAGTGGCATTCGGACTTATTCCTTAAT comes from the Saccharicrinis fermentans DSM 9555 = JCM 21142 genome and includes:
- the mgtE gene encoding magnesium transporter — encoded protein: MAKFKLTREYVDGIRDKIELKEENSILDNLSELHPADIAELFRELDLEEAKYLYLLADDETAADVITELEEDERKRFLDSLPSEVIAKRFIDKMESDDAADVLGEMDDDRQQEVLSHMDDIKSAGDIADLLSYDEDTAGGLMAKEFIKVKESWNLTTCLRSMRRQGEEMDEVYYVYVVDNDGILKGTLSLKRLLLSPIHKTVKDIYNDDLISVRTDVPAEEVSAIMEKYDLVALPVIDSINRLVGRITIDDVVDFIREEAEKDYQLASGITDDVETSDRVWVHTRARMPWLIIGMIGGVLSSRVVSGFVNLMETHPELSFFMGLIAAMGGNIGMQSSAIIVQSLASGSMGLDTTWGKLFKELGIAFINATILSAIILGYNLIIGENLALTYTVSIALFSVVVFASLFGTFIPLLMKRMNIDPAVATGPFVTTLNDIIGMFLYLTIATICYNILI